GCCGGCGCTCCACCAGCCCGTCGTTGGTCAGCTCGGCCAGCGCCTGCCGGACGGTCATCCGGCTGACCGAGAACCGCTCGCACAGCTCGGCCTCGCTGGGCAGGGGAGCGCCCGGGCGAGCCCCCTCGACGAGGGTGCGCAGGTACCGTTCAATCTCCCGGTAGCGCGTCGTTCCGGGCGTATGTGCTTTCGTTGACGGCACCATGGCTCCACGATATGGTCCCGATTATGTCTAGACAAGTGGGCTGGACACAGGCCGCCATCGCGTTGCTGGAGAAGCTCGACCAGACGCAAGGGGCCGGGCTCGACCATGCGGCGGCGATCTGCGCCGAGGCCATCGGCAGTGGCGGCCTCGTCCACCTCTTCGGCACCGGGCACAGCCGCATGT
This genomic stretch from Actinomycetota bacterium harbors:
- a CDS encoding GntR family transcriptional regulator; protein product: MVPSTKAHTPGTTRYREIERYLRTLVEGARPGAPLPSEAELCERFSVSRMTVRQALAELTNDGLVERR